The Vibrio syngnathi DNA window AACGATTAAGTGGATGTTAGGTGCGATTGATGTGTCACCTACATCATCAGTATTATTTACCGGAACTTTGCCACCAACGTAGTTAACGTCGTTGACTTCAATCATTGAGGTGATACTTTCGAAACCAAGAGACAACTCAGTTTTATCAAAAAGTGCCATTGCTGCAGGGTTACGTGCCATAACTGACGCGTTATCTGCGATTACTGCATCACCAGCAAAAGCACGGCCAATACCGGTTGCTGATTGTGCGTTAAGTTGGAAACCTGCTGCCATCGCTTGCGAAGACGCCAGTGTAATTGTTACTGCTAAAAGAGACTTTTTAAACAGACGCGTGTTGTTGGTAGTCATTCATTTATTCCTTTTTATATCCGCCTCTACAGGGCGATTAATTTGAGCAATTGCTCAATGGTGGCTGATCCTATTCGCAAGTATACGATATACAAATCCGACCATTGGAAATTTTGAGTGGAAAATTACGGAAATGACGCCTATCTGGCACGAAAATGGAGAGAAATGCTGTTTTTTAGAGTTTTAACTCTAGAGGTATTGGTGTGGTGAATGGTTTTGCGACTTATTGATAAATAAAGCCCAGCAATATCAGTGATATACTTGCTGGGCCTTTTGTTACGGGGCTTTGAGAGCAAATTAGCTCATTGGTTTGATCATTTTTGTCAGCTTTTCGGCGATTTTAGAGACATCCTCGCCATCTTCCCCTACAAGGATCAAACTGCTGCCATCGATCGGTGTTACCGAGCCTGACATGCCTTTTTCATCAAAGTCGATAGACTTGTCAGTCGGAATGCCAGTTAAAAACAGCGTGACTTTGCCTTTTTCGCCTTGGAAAACCATGTGCATTGCGTTGGATTTGCCAAAACCACAGTGGTTCAGGTAATAGACGTGGTAAGGGAAGGCTTCGTCAAACTGGTAAGCAAACGGGTTCATTTTTGCGTTGATCTGTTGTGATGTAACCTGTTCGTCGATTGAACTAACAAAGCTCTTTTCATCAACAACATGTTTCATTGCGGTATCGACCAAGCTTGCTTGAGCTGGAGAGACCAACGCGTTGCCCCAGTTGACTTGACCAACCAATAAACCTGCAACAAATGCCACAGAAGCCGCCATTGCTATTGCTCGCCTTGCAAACGTAGGTCTTACTACTTTGCTCTCTTCGCTTGAGGTTTGATTGAACAGGATACGATCTGCAAGATCGTCTGGTACATCCACATTCAATGCTGAATGGATCTGCTTATCAAGCGATAGTACATCGTCTAAGAAATTACTATTGGCTTCGCTGTT harbors:
- a CDS encoding DUF3379 domain-containing protein; translated protein: MDDLEFRRRVLSEPKQRTQDIIDAAANSEANSNFLDDVLSLDKQIHSALNVDVPDDLADRILFNQTSSEESKVVRPTFARRAIAMAASVAFVAGLLVGQVNWGNALVSPAQASLVDTAMKHVVDEKSFVSSIDEQVTSQQINAKMNPFAYQFDEAFPYHVYYLNHCGFGKSNAMHMVFQGEKGKVTLFLTGIPTDKSIDFDEKGMSGSVTPIDGSSLILVGEDGEDVSKIAEKLTKMIKPMS